The genomic interval CAGCACTTTGTCTAATCTTTTCTTGAGTATAGtaggttttttcattcctttcctccTGCCATTAGCCATTGCTAGAATGTCACAGTGAAAATAGAATTGAGGCCGTTTTTCACTCATtacatgttcttgtttgttttgtcttttctgcAAGGCTGGGCAAGATTGATCTCGATGCAAATTCATTCACATCTGAGGAGCTTAAAAAGGCCTTGGCTAAAATGAAGGAAAGTGAGAAGGCAGAAAGGAAGGTGAGTTTCCCATTTCTAAAGCAATGCACATTGCAGGGATCTGAAAACACCCTGTTACACTCTGCTGAAACACAATGGTTAAAATGATTGCTTGGAAAACACTGTGCAAACTAATTTTGTGGTGAATATGGACCTGAAATACCTTTATTAACCTATTAGTTATATTGTTCCCTGACTTTTCTGTACGACTCAAAGATTCTGTGAGTGGTCTGGGTTGGATAGGACCTTTAAAGctgatccagtcccacccctgccatgggcagggacaccttccactatatcaggttgctccaagccccattcaagctggccttcgacatttccagggatccaggggcagccacagctgctctgaacaaTGTAATTTATCTGTTTCACTGCAGCTCAATTCACAAAAATGTCTGCAGACCCCAAAAGGAACTGGATTGCAGCTGACGGTATTTACAGAGGGTATTTCCTTTTACTCTCCTTGCTTTGGGTTTCCAACCTTGTGCTCTGGATAGCAAAACCCAAGTGGCCATGGTGAAGCAGGGGCTGACGTTTCCTTACACAAGCTCCAAGTTGTCCATTTAGTTACAAAACAACCCACAACCCGAAGTAAATAGGTGGGAAGATGTGTGACTCATCAGGTGCATCAGagcctctttcccttctccccctcAGCAGTATTTCTTTAACCCTCGCTCCTCCTGCTGTCTTGGTCTTGGCTTActcaaacaaaaactgaaagagGAGTCAAGGCTCTAAAGTTCTGGTGTCACAGAaaggctttttcttcccttatgtgGCAGCACGGCATGATTTCATTTGCTGGAGATTATTTCCATAGCAGCATTGCTGATTGATTGCAGGGCTGCTGAAAAGGGCTGCTGGAAATGAGGatcattgaaatgcaaaaattagTGATACTCTATTAGGTGAAAATAAGCCATATTTTAAAACCCCCTGTTAAAATAGCTTTTGTCCCAGCAACTGGGCTAAAAGCAGCTACATCTAATGGACCTAAAGTATTCCATTTGCAGTCACTCCTGCAGAGAGCAAATCCTTCCCTGAAAGCTCAGTATCAGAGGAAACGGagttacaccgagcctctctgtgCTCCGCCAGAGGCAGCTCGGGGAGGGATGGGTTGGGTGTGGTACCTCTGGCaatttatcattccattgacacagcttTCACCTCCATTGCTCACTTGGTTTTCCTCCAGCCCTCTCTGATCCCTCatggggagcaggacagtgcaAACCCTCCAGCTGAGGCTCACTCCGCATACAAACACATCTTGGCATTTGTGACAAATGCCTTCCAAAGGGGGCTTTCTGCCTTTCTCCTGTCCTtggggcagcccagctccagcatggcctctctgctgcttctgtcccctgcagcagcaggctctgtccccagtgccaccagtgctgatGTTCCTGCACCTCTGGGGCTCTTTGAGATCTCTGACAGAGCCTTTCCTCCTCATCACATGTTTTGTGTCAgctctctgctcagggcagcccttgGGGTGCTGTTACTGCAAGGGAGATGAGctcaggacaggctgtgtgctggccaagccccatgACACAGCACGTCAGCTGCCCCCAGCTTATCACTGCTCCTTCTGCCTCCCTTTCTGACAGCTTCTATCCTCACACCTCTCCCTAGGAGATAGACCCTTCCAGGAATTTGCTCAATGCTTGGAAAGGCAAAAGCATCTTTGTCTGTGTCTGAGAACTCGTTGGAGTCACTGGGCACTTTGGGCTGGATGGGACCTCTGGAGCTCTCCAGCCTCATGTCCAGTTCCAGAGAGGTTCAGCTGTAAGATCAGGGAGGTGCCTCAGGGctttttgcagccaggttttgagaagatccacttgcaggcaagcagagaacagcagtaCTGCTGCCTGTGGGGTTGATGTTGAATTGGATGGAAATGGCATGTAGAAATAGTGCACAAATGCTGTAGAGATGTAGAAGTGGTGCACAGAGCTCTACTGTTCACTCATATTGTGGGTATATCACAGCTAACTGGGTTCCTGGGCTTCTCAGAAGGACCCTGCCCCTGCACCTCTGATGTAGAGCAATAAATCCATTGACACAGACAACCAGGTTCCCTTTgtgaattttggggctggcattcctttctgtgtctgtcttgtctctcttcatctcctatcttgttatctcacatctggtttttcctccttttgtttccaaggcCCGAGAGAAAGAGGTGAGGAAGAAGTTCCGGCCCATAGAGCAACTAAAGGAGGAGTTTGAAAAGCTGAACATGAAGATAGAAACAGATTATGAAATTATGGTTAAATTAATCAGCAAATTCAACAGCTCTGCCTCCATGCTGGATGAGAAAGTCGCGGCGCTTTATGATCTCGAATATTATGTTCACCAGGTAACAAGAATGCCTCAGTAACTACCATGTAAAATCTAGGGGATACGGTGTCATAAACGgggctttatttttcttatcagtATCAGGTAATACAAATTGCTTAATTACCATAATCCTGGGACAATACCAGACAGCAGAGGACTAGTGCAGGCTTGTTTTATATCCAGGTTGGAATTAATCATCgcttgtgccaggagccagcagtatcctggtggttgcctgatttgttgtctgtcctcaggctggttttcttaccatctctttttccttttttatctccttaatgttaaaaaatggggttttagctgccatttttgggtaagtagagtggtggttgctcagaaaataattattttctctctgcttccatggaaagctgccGTGGTTGATGGTAGGTGCCTTTATATCAGTTCACAGAGAACGTCTTTGTACCAGGAAAGGTGACAGCCACCCAAAACCCCCTATTTTGTCTTGGTGTGAGTAAGCAGTGGCAAGCAGAGCCTTGCTTTGCTAATTAGCTCTTTGTGAGGGTGAACATATTTCCTGGCATCTCGCTTCCTCGGGTTTGTGCTCACACTTTTCCCcccttgtcgcagacatttcttcacagaaatcctttctttcagatttctgcgtcttctggaggccagaggcctcagaagagaatgtaaacaattattatcagatgctgtggaatgcaacaggggtttcttgattggctcatgcttcttgtttataattaagggccaaacACAAAGTGCGagccggggactgagtccttgggcacaactttgttatagatttcttttctagctattcttagcctagcctagcagctctgcaaacctctctctttattcctattagtatagtcataatgtattatatataatatatcaataaattcagccttctgatcaagaaacaagattcaccgtctctctctcaccagcagtgaCCCACTCACGCacagtaatatctggtgacccctcgtgtcagagcagaaattaatttgataagaccagaggagcaaaattgctgcactgggtaaaaatcctgtatgtgtagcatttgatggttgctttgaagcaaccacagaagtggattcaggccaggagctgaagaactgaagatcctgatttggacagagttcacagccaaggctgccaacaaagagaaccttcttctggaaaaccttcaggaaagatgatagaaaagagcagcagacctgtggagctgaccagagcaagctggactctttcagaaggtactgttcatttttctatccctgatgaaccagcccgtCGTAGGTTGTGGCTTTtcatatggcagacacatgccttgccagaagagattcaatttacTCCTTCAGAGGGGAATctcattgccctctggcaacattggtgtagagaagatgggttttttctgtcaaaaacagatctctatgagttctttagatgggcaaagctttttgggttttttactgatgtcctgtatgctttggatgtttttgtctgggagtgcatggactccattttccagttcgtctggagcccgggacgtgtccttccttctatctacccagcatttataaagcttttcccagttctgaaacgcagagcagctatctttcaatggatttctaactgttatggacaGACCCCGTTTCCACCGTCCCTGGGAGAAGACCCAGTGGGGGAggacattctgcttcccagcccccactGCTTTGtggcggggggggctgaaacttcgccgtacgaagaagttttttttactctttctccggagccTGCGCAGAGGCAACTTTCTCCttctcccccttctctctcttcgggggggatgggaggaggcggcgCCGCTCAAGCCACAgctggcctctcagactccgcctccttcacacatgggggtggcaccggtctctgaggcttcctccatgcccctgccagagccatcaCTCCAGGCGATCCCGTCTCCGACTCTCCAGGCGGTCCCACCTATGGCTTCACCAGCCTCCCCACCCCTGTCAGAGCCTGCATCTGACactgcagaagagacagcacttctggtccctgagctgttgctaggcaacaaggatgcgtctccagcttctgGCTCAGGGGAGGAGGAGGCCCCTTCGGCCCCTCCGCTGCCTCCATCGGACTCCTCatcgcctcaagccgagacagtccctgttcaggacggTGTTGGAAACGGCGCTGAACCCGCGGGACCCTTGGGgcagcccgcggcggatcccacgctcagcgtgattccctccccagttccggcttccccctCGCCGCTCGGACTGGCCGCTCCAGCGGCTCTGCCGTTGTCAGAGGCTCTGCCCTCCGGGTCGGCGTCAGAAACTGCCATGGCACCGGCGGCTTGTTCGAACTCGGATCATCCCAGACTGGCTACtctagcagctgccccagcagggggtctctccttctgtggagcgggggctgcctgccagctgacTCTGGGGGCAGCCTGCCTGTCtgcgttcaagatcagcattctcggcgggttggggcgtgtttggtcggttgctgtcccatgggggctgccatctctgctgcccctcttgtgccctagtggcgaggggcaggtgggttctgccgaaagttctgcctttggtccccagcccggtgggggtggtgccgtgaggcagatgggagacacacctgatgcatttgcattgcagaggcagggggcacagcgggaagcaatcatggcttgcttgctgtggggaacaaacattcctagatccaagatgaggatttttggggctgcttctatttccctgctgctggcatgcctcagtggttttggggaaaggaagcatgtcACTACTTGGTTTGGCCTGGGTCGTTGGGCTCAGATagttcctgggctgggcccactgcatggcctccttatgtttttggggattctggtttgtcctaccagccctggtccccctttgtgagccagttttggggtttctggtccagcatgggccagggcccccagggcctttccttctctggcactgctctgcttggctgctgctcttttgcttttcgatcaaaaaaaaaaattaaaaaaaataaatttaaaattaaataaaaaagattgaaaatagcgggcagcagctctgaagcactgaagcattgaagggccagaaaaggacattccaagattgttcaaattgtttgaaattgttttaaattgtcttATGACtgtctgtggagagcattattaataattggttagctgagaaaggccacactgatataatgccactggttaaactgaaggagaaaagtcagcagtcagcaagctaaaaggaagagtcagaagcgaccttgctgcaacatgaggatagggagttgagattagtcctgaatacatcctaagaatatgtagaaagtatcaaaagtagaaccataggaatgtagaagtaggcgtaggtgctgatatgcaagctgaccaatcctgagctcaacttttgcaatatgtatgaagctcattattaactgtatttaacccgccgtactgatcaataaaatcgagcctgtgatgatcaaactgatgtcctggttcccttccgtcgacacatggtggagaatgcgggcataaccgaatctctgccctttttctcggattaaaagaaaaagggattacgccacggtccggaagttgggtttgggtcccagcagccaggacggtgccggaatttgaagcacccttaaggttcacaacggtgacttaagccaatacgtgtcgcaggagcctggagagctgcaacagcgcgcgctgattaataggtatggataggcaagcggcatatgatttatttaccgcctatttagagcggcgtgggataaaaaggatagatttaaaaaaggagttaccagggttattagcttatggccatgctaagggtatcttttctaatcctcatacagttcatgagttatcagagtggagaaagtttggggaaatattgtgggatacagtactagatgatgataagtcagcaaagaaattcgggaagttatggcaggtggtgtataacacgttacttcagcaggtctctgagagaaaggcagcaggaagggcaacagaagctcataagaggaatatagggtatggtcgtgaagatgatcccctggcaccctctgtaactaaggtacttatgcctaagagtccccagcaaagtggtgtggaggatttctctataggcgcagtggaaccatctgcacctttcctgtcagagggggagggcgagtcggatggtgggggtaggagcaagccagctttgcctccgccaccagcttcaggcgggtcggatggtggggggaggggcaagccagcttcgcctccgccgccagccttgcctccgccgctacccctccgtgagccggctcaggttacagcctcggtgggggggtcaccttccccgcctgagccggctccagcgggggggctggttcccccccgcaggctggctccgtgtgagtcggctccggtttcactgtcagctccagcgggggagggggggctcctgcttcccccgcacgagccagcctctgcttcactgccccccccgcacgaaaactcggtgtctgcaccgaagcgccagcagcatagcacccttaaagagccagatcccatcccaggggcacaccgtgatccatggggggagatggctaaacagaggagggaagcttgggctgctttggcgaaagaagtaatgcaaatgggggatggtgaggcggtggaaatagcttctagtcttgcatgtccagttacatacacaccacagtatgatgcacaggggaaccttacgcataatatagcagaatatactcccttagattggaagttgttaactcagctacgttctacggttagtcagtttggagtaaaaagtgaacctgttaagcaaatgttagattatccttttaatactcaggttttatgtcctaatgatttaagaggaatagttcggttgatattcactcagcatcagcagttattgtttaatgcacatgacccattacatggagtaacagtaaaggagctgatgggcttagaggcattcttacgtacagaggcacagatgatattgggagctgataaacttagagagtctatgtggttagtgcgtgctgcaatagatatggttaaagagccaggagggttaccggcttatatgggtattaagcaaggaagagaagaatcatttggaaattttatcgatagaacagctactgctatagatcgggctggtgttgcagggcactattgaagcaggtgtgccttgcaaaatagcaatccagcaacccaaagagtgttagctactttaggggcaaattagactattgaggaagcattagagcgaatggcattaatgccaacagcttcacaggcatttatagcagaagccttaaaggaattaggattaggattgcaaaagcatagtctactcaaaatcaggtgttagctgctcttgctcctctccaaagcggctcactggcagtcacgtaaagaggctggagaccattcatcaagtgttaccgatgcggcaatgagggacagacacaagttactgccgtgacatcggagacaccagcagctgccgtgacatcgctgctacctcctgtctgcaacctgcaacaacacggagcttcggcttggacttatcagcagcagtagacgtcacactaatgacgaaccggcctgagaggatacccactggagtaaagggtcctcttatactaaatggacaaacatgtggagcattattgctgggacgttcctctataactatgttgggattatttgttttgcctggtgttatcgatgcggactttacaggggaaatacaaattatggcttacaccctttatcctctgattaaaattacaaaaggacaacgcattgctcaattggtaccactgtcacaaatgacatcaggaatacaatcatttactgggcaagcacgggatgaaaaaggttttggctctactggtgttacacttttaactgtggatttacaaaatagaccaaaacaaaaggttgaaattacctatgggcatcaaagcataaccctttatggattattggatacaggagcagatactagcatcatttctccagaagcctggccacaacattggcctctatttccttcatcaaacatgctgacaggagtgggaggatttacattggcaagcaggtcgccgtctttgtctgtgtgcattgagaatcaacaaatatctgctgtgttttcaattgttcaa from Melospiza melodia melodia isolate bMelMel2 unplaced genomic scaffold, bMelMel2.pri scaffold_46, whole genome shotgun sequence carries:
- the LOC134434742 gene encoding nucleotide exchange factor SIL1-like, which translates into the protein MKESEKAERKAREKEVRKKFRPIEQLKEEFEKLNMKIETDYEIMVKLISKFNSSASMLDEKVAALYDLEYYVHQVTRMPQ